A stretch of DNA from Methanoculleus sp. SDB:
GTAAACCTGAGCATCTTCGCGGGCCGCGTCGTGACAATCACCGCTTCATTCAGTGCATCTCCGAAATGCGTGCCGTCAAGGAAGAGCGCGATTCTCATCCGCTTTTCAACCTGGTATCCACTGTCCCTGATATGCCTGAAGAACGTGAGCGCTTCGGAGGGTTCGAGGTCGGTAAGAAAGCCGACCTCGCCCCAGTTGATACCGATTATGGGAATCTGCCGCTTCATCTGCTGGACGGTGAGGAGAACGGATCCGTCTCCTCCGATGACAACGGCGATATCGGCACGAATATCAGCAAAATCCATGCCCTGCGTGCCGATCGAGGCGGCCGTTCCTGCTTCGAACGCCACATCGAAGCCGAGGCTCCCGAGATCCCGTGCAAGCGACGACGTATAATGAAGAACCTTTTCGTCATCA
This window harbors:
- a CDS encoding NAD kinase, whose product is MKVVLISRLDDEKVLHYTSSLARDLGSLGFDVAFEAGTAASIGTQGMDFADIRADIAVVIGGDGSVLLTVQQMKRQIPIIGINWGEVGFLTDLEPSEALTFFRHIRDSGYQVEKRMRIALFLDGTHFGDALNEAVIVTTRPAKMLRFTVLIDGIEVERFRSDGLLVSTPTGSTAYAMSAGGPIVDPRIEGFLLVPLAPYLLSSRPHLINYDRKFEIRLESTKPAQLVLDGQQNCELATGSVLRIEKSTEAALFIDVGKNFFTKVDSKLRRL